Proteins encoded by one window of Kribbella flavida DSM 17836:
- a CDS encoding metallophosphoesterase, which produces MSFRGLATTTLKTAGVLGAVGAACVGYAAAIEARWFTLRRFTVPVLPPGADPLRVLHVSDLHLMPSQEKKIRWVNELAELEPDLVVNTGDNISSPHSVLPLLRAYGALLDLPGVFVFGSNDYWKPHFKNPVNYLLPPQKQRHKPHGPDLPFDEMRASFTDAGWTDLNNAKATLKVNGLRLDFAGTDDPHIKRDRYAEVAGEVDPAADLSIGVTHAPYQRVLNAFVADGYPLILAGHTHGGQLAVPLYGALVTNCDLDTSRVKGLSTWGHDGRQAALHVSAGLGTSPYAPVRFACRPEATLLTLVPRIRASE; this is translated from the coding sequence ATGAGTTTCCGCGGGCTGGCCACGACGACCCTGAAGACCGCGGGCGTGCTCGGTGCCGTCGGCGCCGCCTGCGTCGGGTACGCGGCGGCGATCGAGGCGCGCTGGTTCACCCTGCGCCGGTTCACCGTGCCGGTGCTGCCGCCGGGCGCGGACCCGCTGAGGGTGCTGCACGTCTCCGACCTGCACCTGATGCCGAGCCAGGAGAAAAAGATCCGCTGGGTCAACGAGCTGGCCGAGCTGGAGCCCGACCTGGTGGTCAACACCGGCGACAACATCTCCTCGCCGCACTCGGTGCTGCCGCTGCTGCGGGCGTACGGCGCGCTGCTCGACCTGCCCGGCGTGTTCGTGTTCGGCTCCAACGACTACTGGAAGCCGCACTTCAAGAACCCGGTGAACTACCTGCTGCCGCCGCAGAAGCAGCGGCACAAGCCGCACGGCCCGGACCTGCCGTTCGACGAGATGCGCGCTTCGTTCACCGACGCCGGCTGGACCGACCTGAACAACGCGAAGGCCACCCTCAAGGTCAACGGCCTGCGGCTGGACTTCGCCGGCACCGACGACCCACACATCAAGCGCGACCGGTACGCCGAGGTGGCCGGCGAGGTGGACCCGGCGGCCGACCTGTCGATCGGCGTCACGCACGCGCCGTACCAGCGGGTGCTGAACGCGTTCGTCGCCGACGGGTACCCGCTGATCCTGGCCGGGCACACGCACGGCGGGCAGCTCGCGGTGCCGCTGTACGGCGCGCTGGTGACCAACTGCGACCTGGACACCTCGCGGGTCAAAGGGCTCAGCACCTGGGGCCACGACGGGCGCCAGGCAGCGCTGCACGTGTCGGCCGGACTGGGCACCTCGCCGTACGCGCCGGTGCGCTTCGCGTGCCGTCCGGAGGCGACCCTGCTCACCCTCGTGCCCCGGATCCGGGCCTCCGAATAA
- a CDS encoding RidA family protein — protein MSHPEENLAELGLKLPEVAKPVAAYVTALRTGNLVYTSGQLPLREGTLIATGKVGAEVTPEVAAECAQQCALNALAAVKAEIGDLAQVKRVVKAAAFIASTPDFTGQAQVANGASELFGQVFGEAGQHARSAVGVPVLPLDAPVEVELIVEVA, from the coding sequence ATGAGCCACCCCGAGGAGAACCTGGCCGAGCTCGGCCTGAAACTGCCCGAGGTCGCCAAGCCGGTCGCCGCCTACGTCACTGCGCTACGCACCGGCAACCTGGTCTACACCTCCGGGCAGCTGCCGCTGCGTGAAGGCACTTTGATCGCCACCGGCAAGGTCGGCGCCGAGGTGACCCCGGAGGTGGCCGCCGAGTGCGCCCAGCAGTGTGCGCTGAACGCCCTGGCCGCCGTCAAGGCGGAGATCGGCGACCTGGCCCAGGTGAAGCGGGTCGTCAAGGCGGCCGCGTTCATCGCCTCGACACCGGACTTCACCGGCCAGGCGCAGGTCGCCAACGGCGCCTCCGAGCTGTTCGGCCAGGTCTTCGGCGAAGCCGGTCAGCACGCCCGCAGCGCGGTCGGCGTACCAGTGCTGCCGCTGGATGCCCCGGTCGAGGTGGAGCTGATCGTCGAGGTCGCCTGA
- the lipB gene encoding lipoyl(octanoyl) transferase LipB has product MSALQRVDLGEVEYEVAAKDMTTWVEQRIEGSAGDRLFLLSHPPVITYGPRTSLADLPAETAAIPSVAVDRGGFATYHGPGQLVGYLVIDLNQRGPVDIVRWVENGLIAGLGELGFPLVRRETPRGASSLVGVWTEDHRKLCSIGMRIRRGVTSHGFSINVDPAMHVFHTFTTCGLHDVTMVSLAELAAERGLPAPPDAAVRDAVATALGAT; this is encoded by the coding sequence GTGAGCGCGTTGCAGCGGGTCGACCTGGGCGAGGTCGAGTACGAGGTCGCCGCCAAGGACATGACGACCTGGGTGGAGCAGCGGATCGAGGGCAGCGCCGGGGATCGGTTGTTCCTGCTCAGTCATCCGCCGGTGATCACCTACGGGCCGCGGACGTCGCTCGCCGACCTGCCGGCCGAGACCGCGGCGATCCCGTCCGTGGCCGTCGACCGGGGCGGGTTCGCGACGTACCACGGGCCCGGCCAACTGGTCGGCTACCTGGTCATCGACCTGAACCAGCGTGGCCCGGTCGACATCGTCCGCTGGGTCGAGAACGGGCTGATCGCGGGCCTGGGCGAGCTCGGCTTCCCGCTGGTTCGCCGGGAGACGCCGCGCGGCGCGAGCAGCCTGGTCGGGGTCTGGACCGAGGACCACCGCAAGCTCTGCTCGATCGGCATGCGGATCCGCCGCGGCGTCACCAGCCACGGTTTCTCGATCAACGTCGACCCGGCGATGCACGTCTTTCACACGTTCACCACCTGCGGGCTGCACGACGTCACGATGGTGTCGCTGGCCGAGCTCGCCGCCGAGCGCGGGCTGCCAGCGCCCCCCGACGCCGCGGTCCGGGACGCGGTTGCCACCGCGCTCGGCGCCACCTGA
- the lon gene encoding endopeptidase La: MTETLNLPVLPLDDVVVLPGMVVPVRLADTEARAAIDAAQASGQDQVLLVPRLDGKYAKAGTLGEIEQIGRLPGGAQAAVIRGTARVLIGAGTTGPGAALWVGATVLNEITDAQSAELAREYKTLITSVLERRGAWQVIDSVRQVNAPAELSDLAGYASYLSDAQKLELLENANVTERLTKLIGWVKDHLAELEVSESIQKDVQEGMEKQQREFLLRQQLAAVRKELAELDGSTASEEEDYRARVEAADLPEHVRKAALTEVDKLERTAEQSPEVGWIRTWLDTVLEMPWNERTEDSYDIREARAVLDADHAGLDDVKERITEYLAVRRRRADRGLGVVGGRRSGAVLALVGPPGVGKTSLGESVARAMGRKFVRVALGGVRDEAEIRGHRRTYVGALPGRIVRAITEAGSMNPVVLLDEIDKVGADYRGDPTAALLEVLDPAQNHTFRDHYLEVELDLSDVVFLATANVLDSIPAPLLDRMELVQLDGYTEDEKVVIARDHLLPRQLERAGLSAEEVSVEDSALRLLAGEYTREAGVRQLERSISRVLRKVTAKLALGEDLGGSVTIAAENLKGYLGSPKFTPESAERTALPGVATGLAVTGAGGDVLFVEASLADKETGATGVTLTGQLGDVMKESAQIALSYLRSHGAELGLPVGDLAERNAHIHVPAGAVPKDGPSAGVTMTTALASLLSGRPVRSEVAMTGEVSLTGRVLPIGGVKQKLLAAHRAGLTTILIPKRNEPDLEDVPASVLAELTVHPVSDVREVLDLALVPAQVDAHQYAA, from the coding sequence GTGACTGAGACGTTGAATCTTCCTGTTCTGCCGCTGGACGACGTCGTGGTCCTGCCCGGAATGGTCGTGCCCGTGCGACTGGCCGACACCGAGGCCCGCGCGGCGATCGACGCGGCGCAGGCCTCCGGTCAGGACCAGGTGCTGCTGGTGCCGCGGCTGGACGGGAAATATGCCAAGGCCGGAACGCTCGGCGAGATCGAGCAGATCGGCCGGCTGCCCGGCGGCGCCCAGGCGGCCGTGATCCGGGGCACCGCCCGGGTCCTGATCGGCGCCGGTACCACCGGTCCGGGGGCCGCCCTCTGGGTCGGCGCCACGGTGCTGAACGAGATCACCGACGCTCAGTCGGCTGAGCTCGCCCGCGAGTACAAGACCCTGATCACCAGCGTGCTGGAACGCCGTGGCGCGTGGCAGGTGATCGACTCGGTGCGGCAGGTGAACGCTCCGGCCGAGCTGTCCGACCTGGCCGGCTACGCGTCGTACCTGAGCGACGCGCAGAAGCTGGAGCTGCTGGAGAACGCGAACGTCACCGAGCGGCTGACCAAGCTGATCGGCTGGGTGAAGGACCACCTGGCCGAGCTCGAGGTGTCGGAGTCCATCCAGAAGGACGTTCAGGAGGGCATGGAGAAGCAGCAGCGCGAGTTCCTGCTTCGCCAGCAGCTGGCCGCCGTCCGCAAGGAGCTGGCGGAGCTGGACGGCTCCACCGCCTCCGAGGAGGAGGACTACCGCGCCCGCGTCGAGGCGGCCGACCTGCCGGAGCACGTCCGCAAGGCCGCGCTGACCGAGGTCGACAAGCTGGAGCGGACGGCCGAGCAGTCCCCCGAGGTCGGCTGGATCCGGACCTGGCTGGACACCGTCCTGGAGATGCCCTGGAACGAGCGGACCGAGGACAGCTACGACATCCGGGAGGCCCGGGCCGTGCTGGACGCGGACCACGCCGGCCTGGACGACGTCAAGGAGCGCATCACCGAGTACCTGGCCGTACGGCGCCGCCGCGCGGACCGTGGCCTCGGCGTGGTCGGCGGACGCCGCAGTGGCGCCGTACTGGCCCTGGTCGGTCCTCCTGGCGTGGGTAAGACCTCGCTGGGCGAGTCGGTGGCCCGTGCGATGGGCCGCAAGTTCGTCCGGGTCGCGCTGGGCGGTGTCCGGGACGAGGCCGAGATCCGTGGCCACCGCCGGACGTACGTCGGTGCGCTGCCGGGCCGGATCGTCCGGGCCATCACCGAAGCGGGTTCGATGAACCCGGTGGTGCTGCTGGACGAGATCGACAAGGTGGGCGCGGACTACCGGGGCGACCCGACCGCCGCGCTGCTGGAGGTCCTCGACCCGGCCCAGAACCACACCTTCCGGGACCACTACCTCGAGGTCGAGCTGGACCTGTCCGACGTGGTCTTCCTGGCCACGGCGAACGTGCTCGACTCGATCCCGGCGCCGCTGCTGGACCGGATGGAACTGGTGCAGCTGGACGGCTACACCGAGGACGAGAAGGTTGTCATCGCCCGCGACCACCTGCTCCCGCGCCAGCTGGAACGGGCCGGCCTGTCGGCCGAGGAGGTCAGTGTCGAGGACTCGGCGCTGCGCCTGCTGGCCGGCGAGTACACCCGGGAGGCCGGCGTACGGCAGCTCGAGCGGTCCATCTCCCGCGTACTGCGGAAGGTGACGGCGAAGCTGGCGCTCGGCGAGGACCTCGGCGGTTCGGTGACGATCGCGGCCGAGAACCTCAAGGGTTACCTGGGCTCGCCGAAGTTCACGCCGGAGTCGGCCGAGCGGACCGCGCTGCCGGGCGTCGCGACCGGACTGGCCGTGACCGGAGCCGGTGGTGACGTGCTCTTCGTCGAGGCGTCGCTGGCGGACAAGGAGACCGGCGCCACCGGCGTCACGCTGACCGGTCAGCTCGGCGACGTGATGAAGGAGTCGGCGCAGATCGCGCTGTCCTACCTGCGCTCGCACGGCGCGGAGCTGGGCCTGCCGGTCGGCGACCTGGCCGAGCGCAACGCGCACATCCACGTGCCGGCCGGAGCGGTCCCGAAGGACGGGCCGTCGGCTGGTGTCACGATGACGACCGCGCTGGCATCGCTGCTGTCCGGACGGCCGGTCCGCTCGGAGGTCGCGATGACCGGTGAGGTGTCGCTGACCGGCCGCGTCCTGCCGATCGGTGGGGTGAAGCAGAAGCTGCTCGCCGCCCACCGGGCCGGACTGACCACGATCCTGATCCCGAAGCGCAACGAGCCGGACCTGGAGGACGTGCCCGCCTCCGTGCTGGCCGAGCTGACGGTCCACCCGGTCAGCGACGTGCGGGAGGTGCTCGACCTGGCCCTGGTTCCGGCCCAGGTCGACGCCCACCAGTACGCCGCCTGA
- a CDS encoding penicillin-binding protein: MRVREKNDRGVVQSVVLFLGVSALSGALAAGLAIPFVGLADYSTDKTHETLQDLPQELKTAPLAVKSKIVAADGTLIANLFEQNRNLVRLDQINPIMRKAIIAIEDDRFYEHGAMDAKGTLRAMLRNQSEGSVQQGGSSITQQYVKLSLIAKAKTPEEYQRATASTYQRKIAELRYAVAVEKQFSKDEILEKYLNLANFGDGAYGVEAAARHYFSTTAAKLTLPQAALLAGLVKNPRGYDPTNNAARAKDRRDLVLRRMQELSIITAKQANDAIRTPVYDPKKVQRVPNGCAASKYPFYCEYVVSKLLDNPALGKDEKARAHYIKTAGITVKTSLDLKAQRAAEAAIKERTKRSDTAVAAVTMVQPGTGLVKAMAQSRPYGQDKSKRETSYNYNVEKTYAGGYGGFQIGSTMKAFTIAAAIQKGIPLNYRINSPAQMSMGHLKFTTCTGTTRDPKYNPRNSTAAKGDLTMIQAAQASTNTYFLQLSQRVGLCSIATLAAKLGLRDAQNGQPLQQVISMTLGIDNVSPLMLSNAYATFAARGKYCKPLVVTSITSLGGKPISTPGVECNQALEPSVADGVNRVLHEVMEPPGTGQALKFGNSDLAGKTGTIQFNKAVWYAGYSSRLAAAAVVADADLPYTDLMRGHTLDGEDIRDASGSGTAGPIWKIAMQKALAGTPPTRFAAPTDKTVRGDVKDLPFVNGMNVQDATNRLQQAGFQVTVSPEQVRSTEAAGTVAYTSPRQRDGAPEGSMVTLHISRGNGEQPPVPPNSPAPPNPPTTGAPPSIPQCPPWHPKYPNCGGPRR; this comes from the coding sequence ATGCGCGTGAGGGAGAAAAACGATCGAGGCGTCGTCCAGTCGGTGGTGCTGTTCCTCGGGGTGAGCGCGTTGTCCGGCGCCCTGGCGGCCGGGCTCGCAATCCCCTTCGTCGGGCTGGCCGACTACAGCACGGACAAAACCCACGAGACCCTGCAGGACCTGCCGCAGGAGCTGAAGACCGCTCCGCTCGCGGTGAAAAGCAAGATCGTCGCCGCCGACGGCACCCTGATCGCGAACCTCTTCGAGCAGAACCGCAACCTGGTCAGGCTCGACCAGATCAACCCGATCATGCGCAAGGCGATCATCGCCATCGAGGACGACCGGTTCTACGAGCACGGCGCGATGGACGCGAAGGGCACGCTGCGCGCGATGCTGCGCAACCAGAGCGAGGGCTCGGTGCAGCAGGGCGGTTCGAGCATCACCCAGCAGTACGTGAAGCTGAGCCTGATCGCGAAGGCGAAGACGCCGGAGGAGTACCAGCGGGCGACCGCCTCGACGTACCAGCGCAAGATCGCCGAGCTGCGCTACGCGGTCGCGGTGGAGAAGCAGTTCTCCAAGGACGAGATCCTGGAGAAGTACCTGAACCTGGCGAACTTCGGCGACGGCGCGTACGGCGTCGAGGCCGCGGCCCGGCACTACTTCTCGACGACCGCCGCGAAGCTCACCCTGCCGCAGGCCGCGCTGCTCGCCGGTCTGGTGAAGAACCCCAGAGGCTACGACCCGACCAACAACGCCGCGCGGGCCAAGGACCGCCGTGACCTGGTCCTGCGCCGGATGCAGGAACTGAGCATCATCACCGCCAAGCAGGCCAACGACGCGATCCGCACCCCGGTCTACGACCCGAAGAAGGTCCAGCGGGTCCCGAACGGCTGCGCCGCCTCGAAGTACCCGTTCTACTGCGAGTACGTCGTCTCCAAGCTGCTGGACAACCCGGCCTTGGGCAAGGACGAGAAGGCTCGCGCGCACTACATCAAGACCGCCGGCATCACCGTCAAGACCTCCTTGGACCTCAAGGCCCAGCGCGCGGCCGAGGCGGCGATCAAGGAGCGGACCAAGCGGTCCGACACCGCGGTCGCGGCGGTCACGATGGTGCAGCCCGGCACCGGTCTGGTGAAGGCGATGGCCCAGAGCCGGCCGTACGGGCAGGACAAGAGCAAGCGGGAGACGTCGTACAACTACAACGTCGAGAAGACCTACGCGGGAGGCTACGGCGGCTTCCAGATCGGGTCGACGATGAAGGCGTTCACGATCGCCGCGGCGATCCAGAAGGGCATCCCGCTGAACTACCGGATCAACTCGCCGGCCCAGATGTCCATGGGACATCTCAAGTTCACCACCTGCACCGGGACCACCCGCGACCCCAAGTACAACCCGAGGAACTCGACGGCGGCCAAGGGCGACCTGACGATGATCCAGGCCGCGCAGGCGTCGACCAACACCTACTTCCTGCAACTGTCCCAGCGCGTCGGCCTGTGCTCGATCGCCACCCTGGCCGCCAAGCTCGGCCTGAGGGACGCGCAGAACGGGCAGCCGCTGCAGCAGGTCATCTCGATGACGCTGGGCATCGACAACGTCAGCCCGTTGATGCTGAGCAACGCGTACGCGACGTTCGCCGCGCGCGGCAAGTACTGCAAGCCGCTCGTCGTCACCTCGATCACCAGCCTCGGCGGCAAGCCGATCAGCACGCCGGGCGTGGAGTGCAACCAGGCGCTGGAGCCCTCGGTCGCCGACGGTGTGAACCGGGTGCTGCACGAGGTGATGGAGCCGCCCGGCACCGGTCAGGCCCTGAAGTTCGGCAACAGCGACCTGGCCGGCAAGACCGGAACGATCCAGTTCAACAAGGCCGTCTGGTACGCCGGTTACTCGTCGCGGCTGGCGGCGGCCGCCGTCGTCGCCGACGCCGACCTGCCGTACACGGACCTGATGCGCGGCCACACGCTGGACGGCGAGGACATTCGGGACGCGAGCGGTTCCGGCACCGCCGGACCGATCTGGAAGATCGCGATGCAGAAGGCACTGGCCGGCACCCCGCCGACGCGCTTCGCGGCTCCCACCGACAAGACCGTGCGCGGTGACGTCAAGGATCTCCCGTTCGTGAACGGGATGAACGTTCAGGACGCCACCAACCGGCTGCAGCAGGCCGGCTTCCAGGTCACCGTGTCTCCCGAGCAGGTCAGGTCCACCGAGGCCGCCGGCACCGTCGCCTACACTTCTCCGCGCCAGCGCGACGGCGCCCCCGAGGGTTCGATGGTCACCCTGCACATCTCCAGGGGCAACGGCGAGCAGCCGCCCGTTCCCCCGAACAGTCCCGCTCCGCCGAACCCCCCGACCACGGGCGCTCCCCCGAGCATCCCCCAGTGCCCACCCTGGCACCCGAAGTACCCGAACTGCGGCGGCCCGCGCCGATAG
- a CDS encoding DUF4177 domain-containing protein, with protein MKKFEYFTAPLLVHSTKEILDNFGQDGWELVQVVPGLNPENLVAYFKREITES; from the coding sequence ATGAAGAAGTTCGAGTACTTCACCGCGCCGCTGCTGGTCCACTCGACCAAGGAGATCCTGGACAACTTCGGCCAGGACGGCTGGGAGCTGGTCCAGGTCGTCCCGGGCCTGAACCCGGAAAACCTGGTCGCCTACTTCAAGCGGGAGATCACCGAGTCATGA
- a CDS encoding GatB/YqeY domain-containing protein: MSNSELKQRLHDDMTAALKARDEIRKSTLRMALTAVTKAEVAGKEARELSDAEVLDVLTSEAKKRRESVTAYREAGRTELADKEQAEADILAEYLPEQLTAEQIAALVTETIAATGAAELGPRGIGKVMGALQPKVKGKADGGAVSTEVKRQLGA, from the coding sequence ATGTCCAACTCCGAGCTGAAGCAGCGCCTGCACGACGACATGACCGCCGCCCTCAAGGCCCGCGACGAGATCCGCAAGTCGACCCTGCGGATGGCGCTGACGGCCGTGACCAAGGCGGAGGTGGCCGGCAAGGAGGCCCGCGAGCTGTCCGACGCCGAGGTGCTCGACGTGCTCACCTCCGAGGCGAAGAAGCGCCGCGAGTCCGTCACCGCGTACCGCGAGGCCGGCCGTACCGAGCTGGCCGACAAGGAACAGGCCGAGGCGGACATCCTGGCCGAGTACCTGCCGGAGCAGCTCACCGCCGAGCAGATCGCCGCCCTGGTCACCGAAACCATCGCCGCCACCGGCGCCGCCGAGCTCGGCCCGCGCGGCATCGGCAAGGTGATGGGCGCGCTCCAGCCCAAGGTCAAGGGCAAGGCCGACGGCGGCGCCGTCTCCACCGAGGTCAAACGCCAACTCGGCGCCTGA
- a CDS encoding ArsA family ATPase: MTALDLDALIDDPATRIVVTCGSGGVGKTTTAAALGLRAAERGRKVVVLTIDPARRLAQSLGLTELDNTPRAVKDVDGANGGSLDAMMLDMKRTFDEVVLAHATPEKAEQILANPFYVALSSSFAGTQEYMAMEKLGQLHKQAERTGEWDLIVVDTPPSRSALDFLDAPERLASLLEGRFLRLLLAPARGPLRLMSAGVNLAMSVMNKVLGAQVLTDVQTFAAAFDTLFGGFRERAEKTVALLREPHTAFLVVAAPQNDALREASYFTERLREERMPLAGVVLNRMTTTHAPELSAERSLAAAEKLAEAGKSELTTAVLRLHADRMQQVVGDTKRADRFRRGHRSIPTVDVPALADDVHDLSGLRRIGDLLTA; the protein is encoded by the coding sequence GTGACCGCCCTGGACCTGGACGCTCTGATCGACGACCCGGCCACGCGCATCGTGGTGACCTGCGGGTCGGGCGGGGTCGGCAAGACCACCACCGCGGCCGCTCTCGGGTTGCGGGCGGCCGAGCGCGGCCGCAAGGTCGTCGTGCTGACCATCGACCCGGCCCGGCGGCTGGCGCAGTCGCTGGGGCTGACCGAGCTGGACAACACCCCGCGCGCGGTCAAGGACGTCGACGGCGCCAACGGCGGCAGCCTGGACGCGATGATGCTGGACATGAAGCGCACCTTCGACGAGGTGGTGCTGGCCCACGCGACGCCGGAGAAGGCCGAGCAGATCCTGGCGAACCCGTTCTACGTGGCGCTCTCGTCGTCGTTCGCGGGCACCCAGGAGTACATGGCGATGGAGAAGCTCGGTCAGTTGCACAAGCAGGCCGAGCGGACCGGCGAGTGGGACCTCATCGTCGTGGACACGCCGCCGTCGCGATCCGCACTGGACTTCCTGGACGCACCGGAACGGCTGGCGTCGCTGCTGGAGGGCCGGTTCCTGCGGCTGCTGCTGGCGCCGGCGCGCGGGCCGCTGCGGTTGATGTCGGCCGGCGTGAACCTGGCGATGTCGGTGATGAACAAGGTGCTCGGGGCGCAGGTGCTGACCGACGTGCAGACGTTTGCGGCCGCCTTCGACACGCTGTTCGGTGGATTCCGCGAGCGGGCAGAGAAGACCGTCGCGCTGCTGCGGGAGCCGCACACGGCGTTCCTGGTGGTGGCCGCGCCGCAGAACGACGCGCTGCGCGAGGCCTCGTACTTCACCGAGCGGCTGCGCGAGGAGCGGATGCCGCTGGCCGGCGTCGTGCTGAACCGGATGACGACGACGCACGCACCGGAGCTGTCGGCGGAGCGCTCGCTGGCGGCCGCGGAGAAGCTGGCCGAGGCGGGCAAGTCGGAGCTGACCACCGCCGTCCTGCGGCTGCACGCGGACCGGATGCAGCAGGTCGTCGGCGACACCAAACGCGCCGACCGCTTCCGCCGCGGCCATCGCTCGATCCCCACCGTCGACGTGCCCGCCCTCGCCGACGACGTGCACGACCTCTCCGGCCTGCGCCGCATCGGCGACCTGCTCACCGCCTGA
- a CDS encoding ArsA-related P-loop ATPase, translating to MARLHVVTGKGGTGKTTVAAAMALSLADQGKRVLLVEVEGRQGLAQLFDVPPLPYVERRIAVGPAGGEVFGLAVDAEAALLEYLDMYYHLGRAGKALDKVGAVDFVTTIAPGLRDVLLTGKVYEATRRKAHGRLAYDAVVLDAPPTGRIGPFLNVNHEVAGLAKVGPIRNQADAIMGMLRSDVTRVHLVTLLEEMPVQETLDAVEQLEALDLRIGSIVVNMVRRSPLDDEMLALAVKEKLPAAELTRGLKAAGITATKEMVGTLAAEARDHAVRVGLERENRDRIDALGKKVTELGLLPDGIDHGALFDLAEELRP from the coding sequence ATGGCGAGGTTGCATGTGGTGACCGGCAAGGGCGGCACCGGCAAGACCACCGTGGCCGCTGCCATGGCGCTCTCGCTGGCCGACCAGGGCAAGCGCGTGCTGCTCGTGGAGGTCGAGGGCCGCCAGGGCCTCGCCCAGCTGTTCGACGTCCCGCCGCTGCCGTACGTCGAACGCCGGATCGCCGTCGGTCCTGCGGGCGGCGAGGTGTTCGGGCTGGCGGTGGACGCCGAGGCCGCGCTGCTGGAGTACCTCGACATGTACTACCACCTCGGCCGGGCCGGCAAGGCGCTCGACAAGGTCGGCGCGGTTGACTTCGTCACCACGATCGCGCCGGGCCTGCGGGACGTGCTGCTCACCGGCAAGGTGTACGAGGCGACCCGGCGCAAGGCGCACGGCCGGCTCGCGTACGACGCGGTCGTGCTGGACGCGCCGCCGACCGGCCGGATCGGCCCGTTCCTGAACGTGAACCACGAGGTCGCCGGGCTGGCCAAGGTCGGCCCGATCCGGAACCAGGCCGACGCGATCATGGGCATGCTGCGCTCCGACGTCACCCGGGTCCACCTGGTCACGCTGCTGGAGGAGATGCCGGTCCAGGAGACGCTGGACGCCGTCGAGCAGCTCGAGGCGCTGGACCTGCGGATCGGCTCGATCGTGGTGAACATGGTCCGCCGCAGCCCGCTCGACGACGAGATGCTCGCGCTGGCGGTGAAGGAGAAGCTGCCGGCCGCGGAGCTCACCCGGGGACTGAAGGCGGCCGGCATCACCGCGACCAAGGAGATGGTGGGCACGCTGGCCGCCGAGGCGCGCGACCACGCCGTCCGGGTCGGGCTGGAACGGGAGAACCGCGACCGCATTGATGCCCTGGGCAAGAAAGTGACCGAGCTCGGCCTGCTGCCGGACGGCATCGACCACGGCGCCCTGTTCGACCTGGCCGAGGAGCTGCGCCCGTGA
- a CDS encoding phosphotransferase — protein MTAPVRPPQVWATASWRAEAVDWIHERLAAAGESVTGPVSEPRLMPWSATMRVPTSTGTVWFKANGSGTAYEPRLLSALRDWASSRWTTDVVAVDDRRAWSLTLDGGEPLKHRLAVDGDLRWWEGALAEHAELQRALMPHADELLALGVPDLRPSVQPGRLGEVLARPDELLPGRPGGLTTAQYSALRGLAAEHNRWCAELTAGGIAPSLQHDDLHDDNVLLGRSGEYRFFDWGDASVSHPFGVLVGVLDNVGRDRRFTSAQVGRLRDVYLEPWTAEYDRAHLVADCDLALRVARTGRVLNWHRLLTPLRSAERIEYAETLADWLAESLAPPSP, from the coding sequence GTGACAGCTCCGGTCCGGCCGCCGCAAGTCTGGGCGACCGCGTCCTGGCGGGCCGAGGCCGTCGACTGGATCCACGAGCGCCTGGCGGCGGCCGGGGAGTCGGTGACCGGGCCGGTCTCCGAGCCTCGGCTGATGCCGTGGTCCGCCACGATGCGGGTGCCGACGAGTACCGGCACGGTGTGGTTCAAGGCCAACGGGAGCGGTACGGCGTACGAGCCTCGGCTGCTGTCCGCGCTGCGGGACTGGGCGTCGTCCCGGTGGACGACCGATGTCGTCGCCGTCGACGACCGGCGCGCCTGGTCGTTGACCTTGGACGGCGGTGAGCCGCTCAAGCATCGCCTCGCGGTGGATGGAGATCTTCGCTGGTGGGAAGGCGCACTGGCGGAGCATGCGGAGCTGCAGCGGGCGCTGATGCCGCACGCGGACGAGCTGCTGGCGCTCGGTGTACCGGATCTGCGTCCGTCCGTGCAGCCCGGTCGGCTCGGCGAGGTGCTGGCGCGCCCTGACGAGCTGCTGCCCGGCCGTCCCGGCGGGCTCACGACAGCGCAGTACTCTGCGCTTCGTGGGCTGGCCGCCGAGCACAATCGGTGGTGTGCCGAGCTGACGGCCGGGGGGATTGCCCCGTCGCTGCAGCACGACGATCTGCACGACGACAACGTGCTGCTCGGCCGGAGCGGCGAGTACCGGTTCTTCGACTGGGGTGATGCCTCGGTGAGCCACCCGTTCGGCGTACTGGTCGGAGTCCTCGACAATGTCGGCCGGGATCGGCGGTTCACGAGTGCACAAGTCGGCCGGCTGCGGGACGTCTATCTGGAGCCGTGGACCGCGGAGTACGACCGCGCCCACCTGGTGGCGGACTGCGACCTCGCGCTGCGGGTCGCTCGAACGGGCCGGGTGCTCAATTGGCACCGGCTGCTCACCCCACTGAGGTCTGCCGAACGCATCGAGTACGCCGAGACGCTCGCGGACTGGCTGGCCGAGTCGCTGGCCCCGCCTTCGCCGTGA